The genomic window CATCACGCCCGGCGTGAGCATCGCGTCGTGTCCGCCTGCAATGGCCACGTCGATCCAGCCGCCGCGGATGGCGCGCATCGCTTCACCGATGGCCACCGCCGAAGAGGCGCAGGCGCAGGCGTATGCAATGGCGGCGCCTTGCGCCCCGTACTGCAATGCGAGTTCCGCCACTGCCGCATTGGGCATGACGGTGAGCACCGTCGTCGGCCGCATGCGATGCTGCTCGGCGTAGAGCGCGTGCGTGGTCTCGTCGAAGGTGCCTGCGCCGGCCAGGCCGCTGCCCCAGAAGATGCCGAGGCGCGTGGGATCGACGCAGCCAGGATAGAGCCCTGCCTCTGCGGCGGCGTCGTGTGCGGCCGCGAGCGCCATGGCAGTGCCGCGGTCGAGTGGCAGGCGCGAGTTGCTGCGCACCTCTTCCGCGTTGAACTCGCAGCCGGCGACGGCAAGTTCGATCGGGTCGAGACCTTCGATGCAAAGCGTTTGCGCGCGCACCGCGGAACGTGCATTGAAGAGCGCATCGTCGAAGCTGTCGACAGTGCGCCCTAGCGGCGTGACAAAGCCCAGACCCGTCACGAACACCGGCGCACCGGCCGGCTGGATCGAACGGGGTTTTTCGTTGCTCACGCGTGCACGGCCGCCGGCGACTCGGCGTCGCACCTGATCTGCTCTTCGATCGCCTCGCCCAGGCTCTGGAGGGTGATGCCCGCTTCGCGCGGATCGAGCCGGTCTTCGGGAAGGCGCAGATGAAACGCGTCTTCCACTGCGAAGACGAATTCCATCAACCCGAGCGAGTCGAGACCGAGCTCTGACAAGGCTGTGCCGGGCGCGATGGCCGTTCGCTCGACTTCGAACTTGCTCACCAGAATGGCCGTGATGTTGTTGAAGATCAGTGAAGACAAAGAGGAGGACATGAAACGTTTCTTTCAGGCGAGAAAGCTGCTGCGGATGGACAAAGCGGCGGAAGCAACCGGCATGCCCGACGTGTCCGGCGTGCAGTGCGCCACGGCATCGGCGAAGGCGACTGTTTCGCGCGCCACCTGGTGGCGGTCGTTGTCGATCGTGATCATGTGATAGCTGTCGGGCAGCACCACGCTGCGAAATGCCTTGCAGCGCAGGCCTCGCGCAAGGATGTCGAGGTTGGCTACGCTGGCCACTTCGTCCTGCTGCGCATGGAGCGCGAGCACGCTCGCGCACTGCACGCGGCGAAGGTTGCGCCTCACATGGCGGATCAGCCGGTCATGCTCGCGCAGGTGGCCGACGCCGATCAGCGCGCTGCCGGCGCTCGATACCTTGCGCTGGCGCAGTTCGCGCTCGATCCATGCGCGCACGCGTTCGTTCTTGACACCGTAGGGTGGGCGCTCCCGGTACTGCCAGAGCCGGCCGAGGGGGGTGTACAGCGCCAGCGGCAGCAGCATGTGCGTGCGCGGAATGGCCCAGCCGTCGAAGCGCAGCGTGGTCGACATCAGCACCAGCGCGTCGACATCGCTGCCGCAGCGGATGGCCGCGCCGAGCGCAAGCGAAGAACCGGCCGAGATGCCGACCAGCAGCACACGGTCATGCTGCGCGCGCAGCATCTTGACCTGCGCTTCGACGGCGTCGAGCCAATGCTCGTAGGGTGCGGCATGCTGCACCGGCGCGGCGGCATCGAAGGAGTAGCCGTCGACGCGCATCGGATGCACCGGATACCCGCTGCCGCGCAGGGCCGATTGCACGGTCAGGAGCTCGTCAGGTGTGCTGCATAAACCATGCAGCAGCACGATGGCCGTGCGGCGCGCTGCGGGTTGCTGTCGTATGCTCATGGCGCGTTTATCGCCGGTAGGCACTGACGGGCCGCTGACCCTCCTTCGCGCAAGAATAGGCTTCTCAACCCACTACACACACCATGCGAATCCTGCTTGTCGAAGACGATGCCGTACTGCGCGACGTGATGCTGCGCAGCCTTGCGGATGCCGGCCATCGGGTCGACGTGTCGGCCAATGTCGAGGACGCCGACCATCTCTGGCGCGTACAGCCTTTCGACGCGGTGCTGCTCGACCTGAACCTGCCGGCCACTGCAAGCCCCACGAGCGGCCTGGCAAGCGGCCTGACCGCCCTGCGCCAGGCGCGCGCGCGAGGCGACCGCACGCCGGTGCTGGTGCTCACGGCGCGCGGCCGCACCGAAGAACGCATTGCGGGTCTCGACGCCGGCGCCGACGACTACCTGGGCAAGCCCTTCGATCTTGCGGAGGTCGAGGCCCGCCTGCGCGCGCTGGTGCGCCGTGCCAAGGGCACCGAAGACATCGTGCTGCTCGGGCACCTCAAGCTCGACCGCAAGGCGCGCCGCTTTTCGACAGCGAACGGGCCGCTCGACCTGCCGGCGCGCGAGT from Variovorax paradoxus includes these protein-coding regions:
- a CDS encoding response regulator transcription factor → MRILLVEDDAVLRDVMLRSLADAGHRVDVSANVEDADHLWRVQPFDAVLLDLNLPATASPTSGLASGLTALRQARARGDRTPVLVLTARGRTEERIAGLDAGADDYLGKPFDLAEVEARLRALVRRAKGTEDIVLLGHLKLDRKARRFSTANGPLDLPAREFEVLWELMSPPGRTVSKRALSDKLSSFDESLGDNALEAFISRLRKKLVGSGAGIRTLRGIGYLLEAEV
- a CDS encoding alpha/beta hydrolase — its product is MSIRQQPAARRTAIVLLHGLCSTPDELLTVQSALRGSGYPVHPMRVDGYSFDAAAPVQHAAPYEHWLDAVEAQVKMLRAQHDRVLLVGISAGSSLALGAAIRCGSDVDALVLMSTTLRFDGWAIPRTHMLLPLALYTPLGRLWQYRERPPYGVKNERVRAWIERELRQRKVSSAGSALIGVGHLREHDRLIRHVRRNLRRVQCASVLALHAQQDEVASVANLDILARGLRCKAFRSVVLPDSYHMITIDNDRHQVARETVAFADAVAHCTPDTSGMPVASAALSIRSSFLA
- a CDS encoding acyl carrier protein, giving the protein MSSSLSSLIFNNITAILVSKFEVERTAIAPGTALSELGLDSLGLMEFVFAVEDAFHLRLPEDRLDPREAGITLQSLGEAIEEQIRCDAESPAAVHA